ATTAATCACGACTAATTAATTCAAGAATTCTGTTAATTAAAACTGAACGAATGTTAACCCAACCGTAATAAGGAAAATATTTAGCCCTCGCATAAGTTCAATAACTTTCTTCTCTTAAAATATATTCATGTGAAACGTCGACCCTTCCTACAAAAAATCTCCTTGCTTTCTTCAGTAGCTGTAGCATTGCCTCTGACAAGCTTTGGAAAGGATTTACCTTTTCGAGCTCCTCGATTAAAGTTCATCACCGCTTCAGATGGCCATTTTGGGCAACCAGACACTGATTATACAAGTTCACATAATAATCTGATGAACGCCATCAACAAAGAAGAGAATGTAGATTTTGTAGTTTTTAATGGGGACTTAATACATGACGAACCTGCCTTCATGCCACAGGTAAAAACTTTTTACGATAAATTGAATTCGCCCTATTATGTGTCTAGAGGAAATCATGACAAGGTATCATCCCAAGTCTGGGAGGAAATTTGGGGCACGAAAGAAGACCATGCATTTCAAACAAAAGATGGATCTGGGGTCATCTTACTTAGCGCTTCCAATGAAGAGGGCGAATATCTCTGTGGAAATGTCGATTTCCTAAAATCCAAATTGGATTCTTTTACTTCCCTATCTCATGTTTTTGTCTTTATTCATATCTCCCAAAAAGAATGGACCCGGCATGGAATAGAATGCGCAGCGCTAATCAATTTAATAGCCCAATACCCCAATGTAAAAGCAACGTTTCATGGTCATGATCATGATGTTGACGGAATTATGCTGGACCAGAAAAAACCTTACTTATGGTCTGGACATTTTGGTGGAAGTTGGGGAAACCCCTTTCCCTCCTACCGGGTTTGTGAAATTTCTGAGGAAGGAAAAACAATCACTTACCTTAAATCTGTAAAAGAAGGTACGGTCTTAAATGCTCATTTACTTTAAAGACAACAAATAAAAAAGGATCCAAACGTATTTGGATCCTTTACTATATCGATAAATAGCTTGTTACTTTTATTTTTCGGGCATTATTAAATTTTCAATTCGCCTTCTACTCCTACATCCATTGGCTTTCCAGTAATCATTCCAAAAAGCATCTTCACACCTGCCAAGCCAGCCCCATTCTTCGTTCCCCAATAATGTCCGGCCTGAGGATTAAATTTAATTACAGAGATCCTAGGATCATCTTTTCCTTTCGGAAACCAATTTTTGGCAATGGAATCCCATAATTCATGAATCATTTCTTTGTTTTGGCTGATTTCTGCATTTCCCTGAAGTTCTAAAAACTCCATGGAACTAGGCTTCTGAAACAACAATCTTGCTCGGGAATTCTTATTTATTTCTTCATTTTTTGCACTATCAATAGCACTTAGAAACCAAAGGGTACCGTCTTCATCAGACTTCTGAACACTCATAGGACGGGCTGATTGACTATCATCAAAAGAAACCTCAGTTTGAAAAAAACACAAACTAGAAGAATCCACCATCTCTCTGATTTTTTTGACTGCCTCTTTGCCAGTCAAATTTTCAATGCTATGCTTTATTTCTTTATTTAAGGTATCCATAATTCTTTTTTTAAATGTTCAGTTATTGTAATGCAATGGGCTTGCCATATACTTTTTACACCTCCAAATTCAGATCAAAAGGCTTGAGAGGCATATTTTGAATTAAAATAAAGGAGTCCTGTTTAGCATTCACCGTCAATTTTGCCCAAACTGAGGAATTGAATTCATTACCCTTTAGAGATATTGGGACTGTACTTTCTTTAATTATCGTAATTTTAGTATTCTATCTCCGTCATGAAAACAGGTAAACCCGCCACATCTGCAGCCGGCCCTAAAGCTATTTATCATGCTATGGAAAAGGCTTTCCAATCCATGAAGGTTTCTAAAACCTTCCGAATCCTTGGTGCCTTAAACCAAAAAGGAGGAGTGGATTGTCCTGGCTGTGCCTGGCCTGACCCCAAGCATAGGTCTCGTCTTGGTGAGTACTGTGAAAATGGCGTAAAGGCTATCGCTGAAGAGGCAATGGATAAGAATGCTGATGCCGATTTTTTTAAAAACAACAGCATCCAAAAGATGCGGCAGCAAACTGATTATTGGCTGGGGCATCAGGGCCGATTAACCCAACCTATGAGGATCAAAAAAGGAGATTCTCATTATTCACCAGTCTCTTGGGAATTGGTTTTTGAGGAAGTATCCAGTCAGCTAAATAAGCTAAACTCTAAAAATGACGCTATATTTTATACTTCTGGAAGAACCAGTAATGAAGCTGCTTTTCTCTACCAGCTATTTGTAAGGATATTTGGCACCAACAATATGCCTGACTGCTCCAACATGTGTCATGAATCAAGTGGGGTAGCATTAAGCCATACCTTGGGAATTGGGAAAGGGTCTGTAAAGCTAGAGGACTTTTACTTATCAGATTTGATTTTGATCTTCGGCCAAAACCCGGGAACGAATCACCCGAGAATGCTCTCGGCATTGAAAAAAGCGAAGGAAAACGGCGCAAAAATCGTAGTTATCAATCCACTCAAAGAAGCTGGTTTACTGAGTTTTGAAGACCCACAGTCCATTTCGGGAATTTTAGGAATAGGAGCACCACTTGCTGATTTATATCTGCAGGTTAGAATCAACGAAGATGTAGCACTTGTTCAGGCTGTTGCTAAGAAGTTAATGGATCGCGCCAAAAAGGATCCGGCGATATTAGATCATGATTTTATCCAATCAAAAACTGACGGATTTGAAACCTACCAACAATCACTAGAGGAATTAGATGAGGAATCTTTGATTCTCAGGACAGGACTAGAACCTGAACAAATTGAAGAGTTTGTAAATCTAGTTTCCTCCAGAAGCAAAATCATCGCTTGCTGGGCAATGGGACTGACACAGCATGTCAATGCTGTGGACAATATTCAGGAAATCGTCAATCTCCTTTTACTCAAAGGAAGCATAGGGAAACCTGGCGCAGGCACGTGCCCGGTGAGAGGTCATAGCAATGTGCAGGGAGATAGAACCATGGGAATATGGGAGAAACCAAGTAAACAGTTTTTGGATTCATTGGCAAGTACTTTTGGTTTTGAGCCCCCCAGAAACCATGGAGTGGATGTAGTTGACTCCATCCAATTAATGCACTCTGAGCCAGGCAAAGTTTTTATGTCTATGGGTGGAAATCTACTTTCCGCTGCCCCTGACACGTCTTTTACCCAAGTTGCCCTAGAAAACTGCGCAATGACCATCCATGTCTCCACCAAACTGAATCGCTCACATTTACATCATGGAGAAGTTGGTTTTATTCTCCCTTGTTTAGGAAGAACGGACATCATTCAGGAAAAGTCTGGCGTTCAGAAATTGACGGTGGAAAACTCCATGGGTCTTGTACATAGCACACAGGGAAATCAAACTCCAAGATCAGGTTTTCTTCTTAGCGAACCCCACATCATTTCTCAAATCGCCTCGAAAACAGTTGGAAATGAAATAGTCAATTGGAATCAATTGATAGATGATTATGATCAAATACGAGAATTGATAGCTAAATCGGTGGCTGGCTTTGAAGACTTCAATAAGAAAATAAAAGATCATAATGTACTCGAGCTTCCTAACGGACCAAGGGAAGGCCATTTTCCAAATGATATTGGTAAAGCTAGATTTACGATCAACTCCCTTTCAGAAAATCAATTAGAAGAGAATGAATTACTGATGATGACGATTCGTAGCCATGATCAATTTAACACGACCATTTATGGCATGGATGATCGCTATCGAGGTATTTATGGCATCCGAACAGTTGTTTTAATGAATCAATCAGACATCAAGAACCTGAAACTTGAAGTTGAAAAGCCCATTACATTATTTAATGAATATCAGGGTAAATTAAGGAAAGTGGAAGGTTTGACTATTATCCCTTATAATATTCCTGAAAAGTGCATTGCCACCTACTTTCCTGAGTGTAATGAGCTTGTTCCGATAGGAATAAAAGCCCGAAAAAGTAATACTCCTGCTAGCAAATCCATTAAAATCAAAGTTCATCAACCCTGAATTAACATCATCCTTGATAGTCATGAAATCAAAAGTAATACCTCACCTACTCCTCGCCATCCTTATTTTTACTGCTTGTAAAAGCAATCAAATATTAGGAGATTTTTCTCCAGAGGAAATTTCAAAAATCGAGTATTTTAAAGAATTGATCCCAAAAAAAGACCCTTATTATCATGTCTTAATTGCCACATCCGAAGGGGACATGATGGTACAGCTATTCAATATCACACCTCTCCACCGGGATAATTTCATTTCAAAAGTTAAAGCCAACTATTATGACAGTCTGGAATTTCACCGAGTGATCAATGATTTTATGATCCAAGGAGGTCGCCATAAGCTATCTCCAGAGGAAAACCCCTATCAAGGAGAATTAATCCCCGCTGAATTCAGAATAGAAGAAGGCGTTTACCATCGAAGAGGAGCATTGGCAGCTGCAAGAACCAACAATCCCGAAAAGGCAAGCAGCAGCACTCAGTTCTACATTGTGCAAAGAAAAGCTTATCGTAAATCTCAATTAGACAGTTTGATAATTGAGCGGGAACTTACTCTAAACGATGAACAAAAAGCACTTTATTTATCGACTGGAGGAACTCCCCATCTGGATGGAGGATACACGGTTTTCGGCAAACTTGAAATAGGATATGATGTATTAGACAAGATTGCTGAAACTGATACAGATGAAAAAGATCAACCCGTAAACCCCATCAGAATGAAAATGTATTTACTGAACCAGCCCAAAAAACTGAAATAATTTCCAGGCTAAACTCTTACCTAAAGAACATTCCCCATTCTAGTTCTTTTGAATCAAATTAAATACCAGTAATTTCAAGAGAAATTTTCTTTTTATGAAACAAACCAAAATTCTTCTTCTCTATATTTTCAGTCTGGCAATGGTCTCTTGTAAGTCAAATCCAGAACCACCAAGTAACCCAAATATTGTTTTCATCCTAGTGGATGACCTTGGGTACAATGATGTGAGTTTTATGGGAAGTGAATTTTATGAAACACCAAACATAGATAAGGTGGCATCGAAGGGAATGATTTTCACGAATGGATATGCAAATTCTGCTGTTTGTAGCCCATCTAGAGCGAGTTTAATGACTGGTAGATTTACGGCTGTTCATGGGATCACTGATTGGATAGGTGCTCCTCAAGGGGAAGCTTGGAGGAGTTACAAACGCTACTCCAAATTACTCCCGGCTGAGTACAATCATCAACTATCCAAAGAAATAACAACACTGCCTGAGGCCTTAAAGCAGGAGGGTTATAAAACCTTCTTTGCGGGAAAATGGCATCTTGGATCTGCTGAAGAAAATTCACTACCTACAGATCATGGGTTTGACATCAACAAAGGTGGCTACCATGTAGGTGGTCCTTATTCTGGAGGCTATTTCTCTCCATTTGAAAATCCTTTCATGGAGGATTTTGAGGAGGAAAAAGGAATCAGCCTTTCTATGAAATTAGCAAAAGAAACTAACCTCTTCATCGAGCAAAATAAAGAGGAGAAGTTTCTAGCTTACCTTTCATTCTATGCCGTCCATGCCCCAATCCAAACTTCAAAAGAAAAGTGGTCCAAGTACCGAAATAAGGCTGAAGCCATGGGTATTGATTCAACTGGGTTTGAAATGGAGCGGGTTTTACCTGCTAGAAAGTATCAGGACAATCCAGTGTATGCCGGATTGATTGAGCAAATGGATGAAGCTGTAGGTGCCGTTGTAGATCAGCTAGAAAAATTGGGCTTATCCGAAAACACCATCATCGTATTCACCTCAGATAATGGAGGAGTAGTTTCAGGAGATAATTATTCTACAAACCTGGATCCATTAAGAGGAGGAAAAGGCTATCAATGGGAAGGTGGAACAAGAATACCCTATATGATTTATGTCCCTTGGCTTGAAAACAACGGACAGAGAAATGATACGCCAGTTAGTGGAGTAGATTTTTATCCTACTCTACTTGATTTTGCTGGTGTAAATGAGATTTCGCAGCCTTTGGATGGTCAGAGCATTCGTCCCGTATTAGAAGGAGGAACCTTGGAGGAAAGATCCATCTATTGGCATTATCCTCATTATGGTAATCAAGGAGGTGAACCTAACTCGAGCATTAGAAAAGGAGATTGGAAGTTAATCCATTATTGGGAAGATGGACATGAGGAGCTGTATAACCTTGGCAATGACCTCGGTGAAGTAAATGACCTTATAAAAGAGAATCCAGAAATCGCCTCTTCTTTATCTAAAGAGTTATTAGGATGGTTGGATTCCAATCAAGCAAATTATGCGCATATAGATCCACTCTACAATCCAGATTCTGCAGCCATAGTTTTAGAAAATTACAAGACCAATTTAATTCAGCGATTGGAAAACCAACGCAAAAACATGCTTTCCAAAACTTTTCAGCCTAACAAAGATTGGTGGGGAAGTAAAACCGTAGACTGATCATTCTAAACCCAAAAAACCCGTATAGATTATGGAATATCGTAAGCTGGGCAAAACCGATATGGAGGTTTCCATCCTTGGATTTGGAGCCTCCCCTCTAGGTAATGTTTTCGATGAATGCACCGAAAAAGAAGCCTTGGAAACAGTCGCTCATGCCATTGATCATGGAATAAATTTCTATGACGTTTCTCCATTCTATGGGCTGACTTTGGCTGAAGAACGACTTGGAAAAGCATTGGAATCAAAAAGGAAAGAGATTTTTCTAGCGTCTAAATGTGGCCGTTATGGCCTCCAGGAGTTTGATTTTTCCAAAAAGAGGATTTTAAAAAGTATTGACGAATCACTTTCCAGACTTAAAACAGATTACGTAGATCTACTTCAGTTACATGACATAGAGTTTGTAGACAAAAGCCAAATACTGGAAGAAGCGATTCCTGCGATTGAAGAAATCAAATCCAGTGGAAAAGCCAGATACATAGGAATCACAGGCCTTCCTGTTAGATATTTAGCTCAAATAGCAAGGGAAGTAGAAATAGACACTGTACTTTCTTGGGCTCATTACAATCTCTTGGAAGATGAGATCAATGATGAACTTGTGCCACTTTCTAAAGAAAAAGGTTTTGGATTAATGAATGCTGCCCCATTGATGCAGCGAATTTTATCAGACGCTCCACTACCGGATTGGCATAGATCACCTGATGAAGTGAAAGCTATGCAGCCTAAATTGTTGGCTATTTGCAATAAATATGGAGTCCGATTAAGTGACGTTGCTTTGCGTTATGCGATGGATCACCCTGCCATTTCTTCCACCATTGTCGGGATGAATAACAAAGCTCTTGTGGCTAAGAATTTAGAAGCAGTGGATTTTGAAATTCCTGCAGAGCTACTGGATGAAATCACAGACTTATTAGCCCCAGTAAAAAACAAAATGTGGTTTGAAGGAAAGCCTGAAAACAACTTATAAAATTAAAAAATGATGAAAGCATTAGTAATCACTGAAGTTGGAAAGACTGAAATCCAAGAGGTGGAAAAACCAAATATCTCTTCAGAAGAAGTCTTGGTGAAAGTTGGAATGGTAGGATTTTGCGGTGGTGATTTAAATAGTTTTAGAGGTCTTTTCCCTTTGCAGGAATACCCCAATATTATAGGACATGAAGTGGGAGGAACCATAGAGGCAATTGGAGAAAATGTACCTGATAGCCTTTCCATTGGTACCAAAGTCACCGTTTACCCTTATCAAAATTGTGGAACCTGCGTCGCTTGTCGAAAAGGCAGACCTAACTGCTGCAAAACCAATAAAACTATGGGCGTCAGGAGACCGGGAGCGATGACACGATACATAGCTGTGCCCTATCAGGATGTTTTCCCATCCGAAAAATTATCCCTCAAAGAGTTAGCTCTTGCTGAACCATTGACAGTAGGTTTTCATGCAGCCGAACGAGGTCGAGTAAATGAAGAAGATTGTGTCGCTGTCTTGGGTTGCGGAATCGTTGGAATGGGGGCAATTGCTTCTTCTGTAGAAAGAGGAGCAAAAGTTATCGCTATTGATTTAGATGATAATAAATTGGAAATCGCCAAAAAAATCGGAGTGGCTCATACCATCAATCCAAGTAAGGTAGATCTTCATGAAACTCTCCAAACCATAACCAATCAGGATGGACCTGATGTTATTATTGAAGCTGTCGGAAGCCCTACAACTTATAGAGCTGCTGTAGAAGAGGTGGCTTTTACAGGCCGGGTTGTTTGTATTGGCTACGCCAAAAAAGATGTGGACTTCAATACTTCCCTATTTGTACAAAAGGAAATAGAAATCCTTGGATCCAGAAACTGCTTAGGAGATTTTCCAATTGTGATTCAGTATCTGGAATCGGGAAGATTTCCTGTTGACGAGGTAGTAAGCAAAATCGTAAGCATTGATGAAGCGCCACAAACTATGATTGACTGGGATGCCAATCCTGTCGGTATCACCAAAATAATGATTGACTTTGACCAAGAATAACATGATTAAATCCTCAGCGACGATTGCCTTAGTACCCCAAATAACTTATGGTCCCTGGATCTATTGGAAGGATCTGGAGTCAAGCATGCAAAAAGCTTCCAAACTTGGGTTTGATGCGATGGAGCTTTTCACACCTGCATCGGATACAATAGATGAAGGGCGGTTAAAAGAACTATTAGATCAGTACCAACTTGAATTATCTGCAGTAGGTACCGGAGCAGGAAAAGTTATTCATGGAATGACTTTAACTGACCCAGATCCCGTAATTCGTCAGAAAGCCATATCCTTTGTTTCCGATATGATTTCATTCGGGGCAAAGTTTGGAGCTCCTGCAATCATAGGTTCCATGCAAGGGAATGTACTTGAAGCAAAGGATCGGGAATTAACGCTTTCTTGGTTGGCAGAAGCACTGGAAGTACTGGGAAAAAAAGCTCATGATTCTGGGACATTTCTGATTTATGAGCCACTTAATCGGTACGAAACCAATTTGATGAACACCATGAAAGCTGGAGTAGAGTTCCTTGAAAAGCTAGACACCAAAAGCGTAAAGCTATTGGCAGATCTATTCCATATGAATATCGAAGAAGCAGACATTTCTGAAAGCATCTTAGCCTCAGGCCCACATATTGGACATATTCATTTTGCAGATAGTAACAGGAAGCCAATAGGTTTAGGACATACTGAGATGTCCTCGGTTTCAGAAGCAATCAAATCAATCAATTATGAAGGATACATTTCGGCAGAGGCATTTCCCGAACCTAGTCCCGATGAAGCTGCGGCTCAAACCATACAATCATTCAAAAAATACTTTAGATAAAGCCCAATTGCCATGAAGAAATTTTGCTTCACCCTGGATTTAATAGATGATCCTGAAATGATCAAAGAATACGAACAGTATCATGCTGCTGGACAAGCTTGGCCAGAGGTAACCCAACACGATTTTGATTGTGGGGTACGCAACATTGAAATTTTCAGAACTGGAAACCGAATGTTTATGATTTTGGAAGCCGGAGATGATTTCTCATTAGAGGAAAAAGCTAAAAAGGATGCTGAAAACCCAAAAATCCAAGAATGGGAAAAACTGATGTGGAAATACCAAAAAGCCATTCCTTGGGCTAAACCGGGTGAAAAATGGGTCTTAATGAATAGAATATTTAAATCAGGCGAATAATATAAATCAAAATGAAAAACACGTTCCCTTTAATTGCTTTCAGTTTCTTACTGCTATTTTTTAGCAGCTACACCCCAAAAGCTAAATCTCCCAAACACGTTCTTATTTTTGGTATCGATGGATTGAGTGTAGAAGGGCTAGAGAAAGCCAAAACGCCAAACATTGATAAGTTATTTTCAGACGGAGTTTTATCCATCAACACCCGATCTGTTATGCCCTCGGTAACCCTACCAAATTGGACGAGCCACTTAACCTCTGGAGGTCCCGAGCAACATGGAGTGACGTTTAATGGATGGACTTTAGAAGAGCATGAATTAAACCCAATTGAGAGTGATGCTGAGGGCTATTATCCCTCAATTTTCAAAACCCTGAAAGAGCAGACTCCTGAAATCAAGACCGCATTTTATTACAATTGGGGGAATTTGATCAACTCTTTTAATCAGAAATATCTAGACGAAGTGAGTTTTGAAGCAGATGATCAGTATGTGGAAAACTATGAAAAGGCACTACAATTCTCCAAGGACAATCAAGAGGTTCCTACTTTGATTTTTCTTTATACAGTTCATGTAGATCATGCTGGACATAGCAATGGCTGGATGTCCAAAGAATACATCAAAGCCATTGAAGCCGCTGATAAGGCAATCGGAGATTTCATTAAAAACATGAAGTCGGAAGACCTTTTCAAGGATACCAGTTTCTTACTGATCACAGATCATGGAGGAAAAGGAAATGGTCATGGTGGGCTTAGTATGGGAGAAATGGAAGTTCCATGGGCTATCACCGGGCCCAATATCAAAAAAGACCAAAATTTTAAGTCCCCAAATAGCAATGCCAATACTGCCCGGATCATCGCCGATATTTTTGGAGTAAAAGAATTGCAGCCCTCTGCCATTGGTATAACTCCGAAGGGAATATTTAAGAAATAGAGAAAAATACCGCATACTTGTATAGCCCAAATGATCTGTTCAATGCGACATTTCAATACCACCAACCTTAAAACTTTATGAGAATCTCAATTTTTGGACTTATTGCCCTTTTTCTGGCATTTGGATGTACCAATTCCGAAACCAAGGAGAGTGACCTCCCTAGAATTGCCATTGCGGGATTAGCCATTGAATCAAGTACATTTTCTCCCGCTACAAGTGATGCAGCTGCCTTCA
Above is a window of Algoriphagus machipongonensis DNA encoding:
- a CDS encoding metallophosphoesterase family protein, with protein sequence MKRRPFLQKISLLSSVAVALPLTSFGKDLPFRAPRLKFITASDGHFGQPDTDYTSSHNNLMNAINKEENVDFVVFNGDLIHDEPAFMPQVKTFYDKLNSPYYVSRGNHDKVSSQVWEEIWGTKEDHAFQTKDGSGVILLSASNEEGEYLCGNVDFLKSKLDSFTSLSHVFVFIHISQKEWTRHGIECAALINLIAQYPNVKATFHGHDHDVDGIMLDQKKPYLWSGHFGGSWGNPFPSYRVCEISEEGKTITYLKSVKEGTVLNAHLL
- a CDS encoding pyridoxamine 5'-phosphate oxidase family protein; this translates as MDTLNKEIKHSIENLTGKEAVKKIREMVDSSSLCFFQTEVSFDDSQSARPMSVQKSDEDGTLWFLSAIDSAKNEEINKNSRARLLFQKPSSMEFLELQGNAEISQNKEMIHELWDSIAKNWFPKGKDDPRISVIKFNPQAGHYWGTKNGAGLAGVKMLFGMITGKPMDVGVEGELKI
- a CDS encoding FdhF/YdeP family oxidoreductase, with product MKTGKPATSAAGPKAIYHAMEKAFQSMKVSKTFRILGALNQKGGVDCPGCAWPDPKHRSRLGEYCENGVKAIAEEAMDKNADADFFKNNSIQKMRQQTDYWLGHQGRLTQPMRIKKGDSHYSPVSWELVFEEVSSQLNKLNSKNDAIFYTSGRTSNEAAFLYQLFVRIFGTNNMPDCSNMCHESSGVALSHTLGIGKGSVKLEDFYLSDLILIFGQNPGTNHPRMLSALKKAKENGAKIVVINPLKEAGLLSFEDPQSISGILGIGAPLADLYLQVRINEDVALVQAVAKKLMDRAKKDPAILDHDFIQSKTDGFETYQQSLEELDEESLILRTGLEPEQIEEFVNLVSSRSKIIACWAMGLTQHVNAVDNIQEIVNLLLLKGSIGKPGAGTCPVRGHSNVQGDRTMGIWEKPSKQFLDSLASTFGFEPPRNHGVDVVDSIQLMHSEPGKVFMSMGGNLLSAAPDTSFTQVALENCAMTIHVSTKLNRSHLHHGEVGFILPCLGRTDIIQEKSGVQKLTVENSMGLVHSTQGNQTPRSGFLLSEPHIISQIASKTVGNEIVNWNQLIDDYDQIRELIAKSVAGFEDFNKKIKDHNVLELPNGPREGHFPNDIGKARFTINSLSENQLEENELLMMTIRSHDQFNTTIYGMDDRYRGIYGIRTVVLMNQSDIKNLKLEVEKPITLFNEYQGKLRKVEGLTIIPYNIPEKCIATYFPECNELVPIGIKARKSNTPASKSIKIKVHQP
- a CDS encoding peptidylprolyl isomerase, which codes for MKSKVIPHLLLAILIFTACKSNQILGDFSPEEISKIEYFKELIPKKDPYYHVLIATSEGDMMVQLFNITPLHRDNFISKVKANYYDSLEFHRVINDFMIQGGRHKLSPEENPYQGELIPAEFRIEEGVYHRRGALAAARTNNPEKASSSTQFYIVQRKAYRKSQLDSLIIERELTLNDEQKALYLSTGGTPHLDGGYTVFGKLEIGYDVLDKIAETDTDEKDQPVNPIRMKMYLLNQPKKLK
- a CDS encoding sulfatase, producing the protein MKQTKILLLYIFSLAMVSCKSNPEPPSNPNIVFILVDDLGYNDVSFMGSEFYETPNIDKVASKGMIFTNGYANSAVCSPSRASLMTGRFTAVHGITDWIGAPQGEAWRSYKRYSKLLPAEYNHQLSKEITTLPEALKQEGYKTFFAGKWHLGSAEENSLPTDHGFDINKGGYHVGGPYSGGYFSPFENPFMEDFEEEKGISLSMKLAKETNLFIEQNKEEKFLAYLSFYAVHAPIQTSKEKWSKYRNKAEAMGIDSTGFEMERVLPARKYQDNPVYAGLIEQMDEAVGAVVDQLEKLGLSENTIIVFTSDNGGVVSGDNYSTNLDPLRGGKGYQWEGGTRIPYMIYVPWLENNGQRNDTPVSGVDFYPTLLDFAGVNEISQPLDGQSIRPVLEGGTLEERSIYWHYPHYGNQGGEPNSSIRKGDWKLIHYWEDGHEELYNLGNDLGEVNDLIKENPEIASSLSKELLGWLDSNQANYAHIDPLYNPDSAAIVLENYKTNLIQRLENQRKNMLSKTFQPNKDWWGSKTVD
- a CDS encoding aldo/keto reductase; translation: MEYRKLGKTDMEVSILGFGASPLGNVFDECTEKEALETVAHAIDHGINFYDVSPFYGLTLAEERLGKALESKRKEIFLASKCGRYGLQEFDFSKKRILKSIDESLSRLKTDYVDLLQLHDIEFVDKSQILEEAIPAIEEIKSSGKARYIGITGLPVRYLAQIAREVEIDTVLSWAHYNLLEDEINDELVPLSKEKGFGLMNAAPLMQRILSDAPLPDWHRSPDEVKAMQPKLLAICNKYGVRLSDVALRYAMDHPAISSTIVGMNNKALVAKNLEAVDFEIPAELLDEITDLLAPVKNKMWFEGKPENNL
- a CDS encoding zinc-binding alcohol dehydrogenase family protein, with protein sequence MKALVITEVGKTEIQEVEKPNISSEEVLVKVGMVGFCGGDLNSFRGLFPLQEYPNIIGHEVGGTIEAIGENVPDSLSIGTKVTVYPYQNCGTCVACRKGRPNCCKTNKTMGVRRPGAMTRYIAVPYQDVFPSEKLSLKELALAEPLTVGFHAAERGRVNEEDCVAVLGCGIVGMGAIASSVERGAKVIAIDLDDNKLEIAKKIGVAHTINPSKVDLHETLQTITNQDGPDVIIEAVGSPTTYRAAVEEVAFTGRVVCIGYAKKDVDFNTSLFVQKEIEILGSRNCLGDFPIVIQYLESGRFPVDEVVSKIVSIDEAPQTMIDWDANPVGITKIMIDFDQE
- a CDS encoding sugar phosphate isomerase/epimerase family protein, with the protein product MIKSSATIALVPQITYGPWIYWKDLESSMQKASKLGFDAMELFTPASDTIDEGRLKELLDQYQLELSAVGTGAGKVIHGMTLTDPDPVIRQKAISFVSDMISFGAKFGAPAIIGSMQGNVLEAKDRELTLSWLAEALEVLGKKAHDSGTFLIYEPLNRYETNLMNTMKAGVEFLEKLDTKSVKLLADLFHMNIEEADISESILASGPHIGHIHFADSNRKPIGLGHTEMSSVSEAIKSINYEGYISAEAFPEPSPDEAAAQTIQSFKKYFR
- a CDS encoding L-rhamnose mutarotase; amino-acid sequence: MKKFCFTLDLIDDPEMIKEYEQYHAAGQAWPEVTQHDFDCGVRNIEIFRTGNRMFMILEAGDDFSLEEKAKKDAENPKIQEWEKLMWKYQKAIPWAKPGEKWVLMNRIFKSGE
- a CDS encoding alkaline phosphatase family protein; the protein is MKNTFPLIAFSFLLLFFSSYTPKAKSPKHVLIFGIDGLSVEGLEKAKTPNIDKLFSDGVLSINTRSVMPSVTLPNWTSHLTSGGPEQHGVTFNGWTLEEHELNPIESDAEGYYPSIFKTLKEQTPEIKTAFYYNWGNLINSFNQKYLDEVSFEADDQYVENYEKALQFSKDNQEVPTLIFLYTVHVDHAGHSNGWMSKEYIKAIEAADKAIGDFIKNMKSEDLFKDTSFLLITDHGGKGNGHGGLSMGEMEVPWAITGPNIKKDQNFKSPNSNANTARIIADIFGVKELQPSAIGITPKGIFKK